From the genome of Mixophyes fleayi isolate aMixFle1 chromosome 2, aMixFle1.hap1, whole genome shotgun sequence, one region includes:
- the AMER2 gene encoding APC membrane recruitment protein 2 gives MVEIKWQMHGKPLQEASPHKDIPATKRAAEKLPVRKSASGICGGLQEEGGRIREKANMDLHCDCADSPAAEQPSGKINKTAFKLFGKRRSGSAMPTIFGVKSKGDGKNTSKMGMVRSKTLDGLADVVLESSKKEEQCVSEAAADTPSLDPNTQAITIKTDVSPNSSVAKSHSFFSLLKKNGKLENVRGENADQRAGSRQKKGLKGLFNSMRWNRKDKNNKDDKDGATDNQPGLILSGSLTASLECIK, from the exons ATGGTTGAGATAAAATGGCAGATGCATGGGAAACCGCTTCAGGAAGCATCACCGCACAAGGATATACCTGCCACAAAAC GAGCAGCAGAGAAGCTGCCAGTGAGAAAATCAGCATCAGGCATCTGTGGGGGTCTGCAGGAGGAAGGAGGCAGGATCAGGGAGAAGGCAAACATGGACTTGCATTGTGATTGTGCCGATTCCCCAGCAGCTGAGCAGCCATCAGGAAAGATTAATAAGACCGCTTTTAAATTATTTGGGAAGAGAAGATCCGGCAGTGCTATGCCAACGATATTTGGTGTGAAAAGCAAGGGAGATGGGAAGAACACAAGCAAAATGGGAATGGTACGGAGCAAGACTCTGGATGGATTAGCTGATGTTGTGCTGGAGAGCAGCAAGAAAGAGGAGCAGTGTGTATCGGAAGCTGCTGCTGATACACCAAGCCTTGATCCCAACACCCAGGCTATCACAATAAAGACAGATGTTTCACCCAACAGCTCGGTGGCTAAATCTCACAGTTTCTTTTCTTTGCTGAAAAAGAATGGGAAATTAGAGAACGTGAGAGGGGAGAATGCAGACCAGAGAGCTGGCAGCAGACAAAAGAAAGGACTGAAGGGACTGTTTAACAGCATGCGATGGAATAGGAAAGATAAAAATAACAAGGATGATAAAGATGGGGCTACAGATAACCAACCAGGCCTTATATTGTCCGGCTCTTTGACTGCTAGCTTAGAATGCATTAAG